The following are encoded together in the Humulus lupulus chromosome 5, drHumLupu1.1, whole genome shotgun sequence genome:
- the LOC133779243 gene encoding uncharacterized protein LOC133779243, producing the protein MSRKDWSKKLDHSLWSYRTAFKTPISMSPYRLVFGKACHLPMELVHRAYWAVKKLNLNLFMVGQNRLMELNELEEFRNEAYENAKIYKEKSKSFHDKRIMRKDFQPGDKVMLFNSRLKFFLCKLKSRWSGPYTVVASLPYGLVQVHSEKTGHFKVNGHRLKHYLEGPVEKCKSVMILEPL; encoded by the coding sequence ATGTCAAGGAAGGATTGGTCAAAGAAGCTCGATCATTCACTTTGGTCTTATCGCACTGCATTTAAAACTCCGATTAGTATGTCACCGtatcgattggtgtttggtaaggcatGCCATTTACCGATGGAACTGGTGCATAGAGCTTATTGGGCTGTGAAAAAGTTAAATCTTAATCTCTTTATGGTGGGACAGAATAGGCTTATGGAATTAAATGAGCTTGAAGAATTCAgaaatgaagcttatgagaatgcgAAGATCTATAAAGAGAAGTCTAAGTCCTTTCATGATAAGCGAATAATGAGGAAGGATTTTCAACCAGGAGATAAAGTTATGCTATTTAATTCCAGACTTAAGTTTTTTCTGTGTAAATTGAAGTCGAGATGGTCAGGACCGTACACGGTAGTTGCGTCACTTCCTTATGGATTAGTGCAAGTTCATAGTGAGAAGACGGGACATTTTAAGGTGAATGGACATAGGTTGAAGCATTATTTGGAGGGTCCAGTGGAAAAATGCAAGTCTGTAATGATTTTGGAACCACTTTGA